One window of Leptotrichia sp. oral taxon 498 genomic DNA carries:
- a CDS encoding ComF family protein, whose translation MKKSKTQLKIIDKLKSEIFKFKGIFFRNKDIISGEELVECEIVSKKTKKLFNDLKKLRKLNNIYYLWDYNNEFKRLIYEYKYNRKKILVKFISEIIKKEFYFILKKEKIDIVVSVPVSKKRKSERGFNQVDEILNYLEIKYCKIKRTKNTKKMALILDEEKRKKNIKGAFEISEGIDFNNKNILIVDDIVTTGATLKEIKNEILQSSKIKNLNIIVFCIAAAKEIKKSKGEI comes from the coding sequence TTGAAAAAGTCAAAGACCCAGTTAAAAATTATTGATAAATTAAAAAGCGAGATTTTTAAATTTAAAGGAATTTTTTTTAGAAACAAAGATATAATTTCTGGGGAGGAATTAGTTGAGTGCGAAATAGTTTCAAAAAAGACTAAAAAACTTTTTAATGATTTAAAAAAATTGCGAAAACTTAATAATATTTATTATTTGTGGGATTATAACAATGAATTTAAAAGATTGATATATGAGTATAAATATAATAGAAAAAAAATTTTGGTAAAATTTATTTCGGAAATTATAAAAAAAGAATTTTATTTTATTCTGAAAAAAGAAAAAATAGATATTGTTGTAAGTGTGCCTGTAAGTAAAAAGAGAAAAAGTGAACGGGGTTTTAATCAAGTTGACGAGATTCTAAATTATTTAGAAATAAAATATTGTAAAATTAAAAGGACAAAAAATACTAAAAAGATGGCGTTAATTTTGGACGAGGAAAAAAGGAAAAAAAATATAAAAGGCGCATTTGAAATTTCTGAAGGAATTGATTTTAATAATAAAAATATTTTGATAGTTGACGACATTGTCACGACTGGAGCGACTTTGAAAGAAATAAAAAATGAGATTTTACAAAGTTCTAAAATTAAAAATCTGAATATTATCGTTTTTTGTATTGCGGCGGCAAAAGAAATTAAAAAAAGTAAAGGAGAAATATGA